The Fibrobacter sp. UWH6 genomic interval GTGATGGTGACCGTGGTATCGGTTTGTTCCTGCTTGACGACAGTACAGCCGTTGACATTGAAGATGGATTTGTATAATTTTGACATGGGCTTTTTCTTCTGTTTTTTTTGGCGATTAAATTTTAGAAAATAGCCCATTTTTTGTTTAATTTAGGCGAATGTCAACAAAAAAGGGTGGCGAAGCCACCCACACATGTTGATGAAGAGCCGATTTTTTATGAATTTTAGCGACTTTGGAAAATACAACCAGTTCAAGGAACAGTTCGCCAACATGTCTCCCGAAATGAAGGAGCAGATGATGAAGATGGCGAAGGAACAGATGAAGGCCCGTGTTGGAGGCTTTTTCAAGAAGTGGTTCTCCCTGCCGGTTTTGACAATCGTTGCCGCAGGAATGGGTGCAGCCATTGGCGCGCTGATGGCATTCTTCGGCCAGGTCTTGCAGACTGTTGGCGGATTGCGAGATGCACACCCCATCTACTTTATTCCGGGTTTGGCTCTGGCTGGTATCGCCATCGTTCTCGCCTACAAGAAATGGGGCAAGGGCGCAGAACGGGGCATGGGCTTGATTTTCTCTGTGGGACAGGGCAAGGAAAGCCACATTCCGTTGCGTTTGATTCCCATGGTGGCTGTGGGCACTTGGCTTACCCACTTGTTCGGCGGAAGCGCCGGCCGCGAAGGAGTGGCAGTACAGATTGGTGGCGCACTGGGTCACAACATCAGCAAGAAACTGCCTTTTGAAAATGCGTCCCACATTATGCTGGTGGCGGGCATGGCCGCAGGCTTCAGCGGACTTTTCCAGATTCCTATGGCGGCAACGGCCTTTGCATTGGAAGTGCTGATTGTTGGCCACATGGACCTGATGGCTTTGCTGCCGGCTGCAGTGGCTGCTTTTACCGCCTGCAAGGTTTCCAATATGTTGGGCCTTGAAAAGTTTGCGGTAGACCTGAATGGAATTTTGAGCACCGACGGCGGAGCAACCGTTAGCGGACTCTTTATGAATGGCGGCGCACTGGACATGAATTTTGTGGTGAAGCTTGCCTTGCTGGGCGTTTTGTTTGGTGTTATTGGTGGAGGCTTTGCAAAGTTGCTGAGCTTGGCCAAGGAATTTTTCGCCAAGAAATTCCCCGACGGAATGAAGCGTATCGCCATTATGGGCGTTACCTTGAGCGCACTTTTCCTGTTGCTGTGGCAGGGTCGCTATTCCGGCCTGGGCACCAACCTGATAGACATGTGTTTCTCTGGCGCAGGTATTGCTGACGGTTCCAATATCGCCGGCGGCATCCAGAGCTACGACTGGATTCTGAAATTTGCATTGACCATTTTGACATTGGCCGCAGGATTCCAAGGAGGCGAAGTCACTCCGCTGTTTAGCATCGGCGCAAGCCTTGGTGCAGTTTCTGCAGTGATGTTCGGCCTACCCTTCCCCCTGGCAGCAGCCCTTGGCTAC includes:
- a CDS encoding chloride channel protein, producing the protein MKARVGGFFKKWFSLPVLTIVAAGMGAAIGALMAFFGQVLQTVGGLRDAHPIYFIPGLALAGIAIVLAYKKWGKGAERGMGLIFSVGQGKESHIPLRLIPMVAVGTWLTHLFGGSAGREGVAVQIGGALGHNISKKLPFENASHIMLVAGMAAGFSGLFQIPMAATAFALEVLIVGHMDLMALLPAAVAAFTACKVSNMLGLEKFAVDLNGILSTDGGATVSGLFMNGGALDMNFVVKLALLGVLFGVIGGGFAKLLSLAKEFFAKKFPDGMKRIAIMGVTLSALFLLLWQGRYSGLGTNLIDMCFSGAGIADGSNIAGGIQSYDWILKFALTILTLAAGFQGGEVTPLFSIGASLGAVSAVMFGLPFPLAAALGYAAVFGSATNTLWAPILIGCEVFGFDCLPAFFVVCIAAYVCNGGQSIYNQKKLKLKF